The DNA segment TAACAAACTAAGAATAACGAGAGTTTAGGGTTTTTTTAAGAAATATGTTGCTTTTTAAAAATTTTATAAATAGGTTTACGCCCTTAAATCTCGAAAATTTAACCTGATACCTATGAAGAAGTTTATTGCATTAGCTGCGATTGTTGCCTTTCTATACAGTTGTAACTCCGGAGACCGGGGCGAATTGGTAGGGGCAGAAGGTAAGAAATGGCACCCCGAAAAACCATACGGGATGACCCTTATCCCAGGTGGATCTTTCATCATGGGTAAAGCAGACGACGATTTTGTGGCCGTTAACGATGCGCCAACAAAAACGGTTACCGTCCGCTCTTTTTATATGGACGAAACTGAAGTTACAAATGCCGAATATCGGCAGTTTGTTGAATGGGTGCGTGACTCTACAGTACGACTTAAACTTGCTATCTTAGCTGATGAAATGGGTGAGACACCTGGCAATGGTGGTATTGGTGATTTTGCTTTTGTAGATCAAGAAAGTGAAGAAATGACCCCGTGGGAGCAATACAATTATGATAATTACTACGGTATGGGAGAAGATTTCTATGCCGGAAGGAAGATAAATAATGACATTGATTTAATTTGGGATACATCAGAATTTCCAGATGAGTTTTATTCCGAAGTAATGGATACCATGTACATTCCTGCTGAAGAAGCATATAATGGACAGCGTACAATAGATGTTGATAAGCTAAAATTTCAATATACCTATATGGATATTGGTGCTGCTGCAAAAGCAAAAGGAAAAGACAGAAAAGATTTTATTAAAAAAGAAGAAATACAAATTTATCCAGACACAACAGTTTGGATTAAAGATTTCAACTACTCTTATAATGAGCCTATGCATAACGATTACTTTTGGCACGAGGCATACGGAGACTATCCCGTGGTAGGAGTAAGTTGGAAACAGGCAAAAGCTTTTTGCGCATGGAGAACCTTGTACAAAAACGCATATCAAAAATCAAGAGACCGCCAGCAAGTAAACTCGTTCCGTCTTCCAGGCGAAGCAGAGTGGGAATATGCGGCTAGAGGTGGTTTAGAATCTGCAACGTACCCTTGGGGTGGTCCTTATGCTAAAAACGATAGAGGTTGTTTTATGGCAAACTTTAAGCCATTGCGTGGGGATTACGCAGCAGATCAAGCACTTTATACTGTCGAGGCAGATGCTTATGAGCCTAATGATTATAACTTATATAATATGTCAGGTAACGTAAGCGAATGGGTTGCATCTTCTTATGATCCTGCTTCTTATGAATACTCGTCTACTATGAACCCAAATGTAAACGATCCCGATAATATGCGTAAAGTGGTTCGAGGCGGTTCTTGGAAAGATGTTGCGTACTTCTTACAAGTAAGTACTCGTGATTACGAATATGCTGATTCTGCCCGTAGTTATATCGGTTTCAGAACCGTTCAAGATTACATGGGTACCGATGTAACGCTTAACAATAACTTTGGCGACGGACGATAAGCCCCTGTCTTATATAACCAAACAAAACTTTAAATCATACTAACTAAACTAAACTAAAACTTTTTATTATGGCACAGTCAAGATCATCCAAAAAACTGTTTAATACGGCCTATGGCCTTGGAGCTTCTATTGTTATTATGGGAGCATTATTTAAAATTCTTCATTGGGAGATAGGACCTTTAACTGGAGGCTTGCTTTTAGCAGTAGGTCTTATTACCGAAGCAATCATTTTTGCCATTTCGGCTTTTGAGCCTGTTGATGATGATTTAGACTGGTCTTTGGTATATCCTGAATTAGCAGGAGGCCAAACTATGGGTAAAAAGGCTGAGCAACCTAAGGATGCAGAAGGTCTATTGTCTAAAAAATTAGACGAAATGTTAAAAGACGCCCGTATTGATTCAGAATTAATGAACAGCCTAAGCACAAGTATCCGTTCTTTTGAAGGTGCCGCCAAAGGAATGGCTCCAACTGCTGAAGCGATGAGTTCAACAAAAAAGTATAGCGAGGAAATGGCGTTGGCAGCAGCGCAAATGGAATCGTTGAATAGCTTGTATAAAGTACAAGTAGAATCTACTAGCCGTCAAACGGAAGTAAACGAGCAAGTAGCAGAAAACGCTACCCAATTGAAACAACAAATGGAACATTTGGCGACCAACCTTTCTTCTCTTAACGGAGTATATGGTGGAATGCTTTCAGCAATGAACAGAAACTAATCTAGTTTTTCAACTAAAATTATTAATCTTTAAACAAGACTACAAATGGCAAGTGGAAAACTAGGACCAAGACAAAAGATGATTAATCTAATGTATCTGATTTTCATCGCAATGTTGGCTTTAAATATGTCCAAGGAAGTATTATCGGCTTTCGGACTTTTAAATGAAAAAATTGAATCTGCAAATGTTGATACATCACAACGAAACCAAGCTTTTATGGATGGCTTGGCAACAAAGGCTAGCGATGAACCTGCACAATATGCTGCAGTGGAAGAAAAAGCGA comes from the Marixanthomonas ophiurae genome and includes:
- the porK gene encoding T9SS ring complex lipoprotein PorK/GldK, with protein sequence MKKFIALAAIVAFLYSCNSGDRGELVGAEGKKWHPEKPYGMTLIPGGSFIMGKADDDFVAVNDAPTKTVTVRSFYMDETEVTNAEYRQFVEWVRDSTVRLKLAILADEMGETPGNGGIGDFAFVDQESEEMTPWEQYNYDNYYGMGEDFYAGRKINNDIDLIWDTSEFPDEFYSEVMDTMYIPAEEAYNGQRTIDVDKLKFQYTYMDIGAAAKAKGKDRKDFIKKEEIQIYPDTTVWIKDFNYSYNEPMHNDYFWHEAYGDYPVVGVSWKQAKAFCAWRTLYKNAYQKSRDRQQVNSFRLPGEAEWEYAARGGLESATYPWGGPYAKNDRGCFMANFKPLRGDYAADQALYTVEADAYEPNDYNLYNMSGNVSEWVASSYDPASYEYSSTMNPNVNDPDNMRKVVRGGSWKDVAYFLQVSTRDYEYADSARSYIGFRTVQDYMGTDVTLNNNFGDGR
- the porL gene encoding type IX secretion system motor protein PorL/GldL, whose amino-acid sequence is MAQSRSSKKLFNTAYGLGASIVIMGALFKILHWEIGPLTGGLLLAVGLITEAIIFAISAFEPVDDDLDWSLVYPELAGGQTMGKKAEQPKDAEGLLSKKLDEMLKDARIDSELMNSLSTSIRSFEGAAKGMAPTAEAMSSTKKYSEEMALAAAQMESLNSLYKVQVESTSRQTEVNEQVAENATQLKQQMEHLATNLSSLNGVYGGMLSAMNRN